In the Portunus trituberculatus isolate SZX2019 chromosome 21, ASM1759143v1, whole genome shotgun sequence genome, one interval contains:
- the LOC123507256 gene encoding proline-rich protein 36-like: MPHAKEGLGSGLPVVGSILAARRTAQHVACLQATRATLQQQHMQFTARCLVWWVAGVLLAVLQRLLWPRLRQPRVPRPAGPDVPERPQTGQSNLILYGAVSPQQVCAAMRCAWHYHMLMGLHRHLHRPHTKVLPSTTGLQHRLDPSSITDSAQGPAVFKCSAENFMPYVAAALSQTAIFPPSQRLLPIAASPPDMPHPLPVPSPTPISRPQESPPQTPPSKLSGHTPPYSDLPHPSPTLAPPLHQTFPPSCRTTHFVPTIQDVATNTGLPGPSVPDSSVPQTPIVPHVITTTTPVLLTNTGPHINTNLLTIHVHSIPTVPHTTHGPHTSRRHAQTTTTEAPLTVPTRLDTPATGTATPLTAPTHRAARLTGSPGTHSAIPAPARTTHKKAGDGPARGGTPLVPRVSEAASPHTAAMAP, encoded by the exons ATGCCCCACGCCAAAGAGGGGTTGGGGTCGGGCCTGCCGGTGGTGGGCTCGATCCTGGCTGCCCGTCGCACCGCGCAGCACGTGGCCTGCCTGCAGGCCACGAGGGCCAccctgcagcagcagcacatgCAGTTCACCGCCCGATGTCTGGTGTGGTGGGTAGCGGGGGTCCTGCTGGCCGTGCTGCAGCGCCTCCTGTGGCCAAGGCTGAGGCAGCCACGCGTGCCACGCCCTGCTGGCCCTGACGTGCCTGAGCGGCCACAGACAGGTCAGTCCAATCTGATCCTGTATGGCGCAGTGTCCCCGCAGCAGGTGTGCGCAGCAATGAGGTGCGCGTGGCACTACCACATGCTGATGGGACTCCACCGGCACCTCCACAGGCCACACACCAAggtcctcccctccaccactgGCCTCCAGCATCGCCTCGACCCAAGCTCAATCACCGACAGTGCTCAAGGTCCCGCCGTCTTCAAGTGTTCTGCAGAGAATTTCATGCCATATGTTGCCGCAGCTCTCTCGCAGACTG CCATCTTCCCCCCGTCACAACGACTCCTCCCCATCGCTGCCTCCCCACCTGACATGCCCCATCCTCTCCCCGTCCCTTCACCAACACCCATCTCTCGGCCTCAGGAGTCTCCTCCCCAGACTCCTCCATCAAAATTATCCGGTCACACTCCCCCATACTCGGACCTTCCCCACCCGAGTCCCACACTCGCCCCGCCTCTCCACCAGACTTTTCCTCCCTCATGCCGCACTACACACTTTGTCCCAACCATCCAAGACGTGGCCACCAACACCGGCCTCCCAGGACCTTCAGTCCCCGATTCCAGCGTCCCCCAAACACCCATCGTCCCCCACGTTATCACCACTACAACCCCCGTCCTCCTTACCAACACTGGTCCCCACATCAACACCAACCTCCTTACCATTCACGTACACAGTATCCCCACCGTCCCCCACACCACCCACGGCCCCCACACCAGCAGAAGACACGCACAAACCACTACTACAGAGGCGCCCCTCACAGTGCCAACCCGCCTCGACACTCCGGCCACTGGCACAGCGACGCCCCTTACCGCACCAACACACAGGGCGGCCCGACTCACAGGGAGCCCTGGAACACACAGCGCCATCCCCGCGCCGGCCCGCACAACACACAAGAAAGCCGGGGACGGCCCAGCCAGAGGAGGAACGCCCCTCGTCCCCCGCGTGAGTGAGGCCGCCTCTCCTCATACGGCTGCCATGGCTCCGTAA